Proteins encoded together in one Microbacterium oxydans window:
- a CDS encoding FecCD family ABC transporter permease, with protein MTGEVVTPTPTRHRGLRFALVTVGLVIALMVTCVISITSGQYDLSPTALVGVLLRGIGVDTAWAPTAATDYGVIFNLRMPRIALGLLVGAALAVSGVLMQAIFGNPLADAGVVGVSSGAALGAAASITFGLATFGMWTTPAFAFLGGLVAVFSVYFISRSGGRTEVVTLLLTGIAINAIAGAGMAFFTFLGTTSTREQIVFWQLGSLNGALWSNIQLVAPLVLIGVVVALIVAPGLDLFALGERTARHLGVNVELLRIVVIVTVALLVCAAVAFAGIIGFAGLVVPHLMRMMIGPAHLPLVIASALGGALLIAVADLVARTAVPLADLPIGMITSLVGGPFFLWLLVRTRRRSGGWA; from the coding sequence GTGACCGGCGAGGTCGTCACCCCGACACCGACGAGGCACCGGGGGCTGCGGTTCGCGCTCGTGACGGTCGGCCTGGTCATCGCCCTGATGGTCACCTGCGTCATCTCCATCACGAGCGGGCAGTACGACCTCTCCCCCACGGCGCTCGTCGGCGTGCTGCTGCGCGGCATCGGCGTCGACACCGCATGGGCGCCGACGGCCGCCACCGACTACGGCGTGATCTTCAACCTGCGGATGCCGCGCATCGCGCTCGGGCTGCTCGTCGGCGCCGCCCTGGCCGTCTCGGGCGTCCTCATGCAGGCGATCTTCGGCAACCCGCTGGCGGATGCCGGTGTCGTCGGCGTCTCCTCGGGTGCCGCTCTCGGGGCCGCGGCGAGCATCACGTTCGGACTCGCGACCTTCGGGATGTGGACCACGCCCGCCTTCGCCTTCCTCGGCGGACTCGTCGCGGTGTTCTCGGTGTACTTCATCAGCCGATCCGGCGGACGCACCGAGGTCGTGACCCTGCTGCTCACGGGCATCGCGATCAATGCGATCGCCGGCGCCGGCATGGCCTTCTTCACGTTCCTCGGCACCACGTCGACCCGCGAGCAGATCGTGTTCTGGCAGTTGGGCTCGCTGAACGGCGCCCTGTGGTCGAACATCCAGCTCGTCGCGCCACTGGTCCTCATCGGCGTCGTCGTCGCGCTGATCGTGGCTCCCGGTCTCGATCTCTTCGCCCTCGGCGAGCGCACCGCCCGACACCTGGGCGTCAACGTCGAGCTGCTGCGGATCGTCGTCATCGTGACGGTCGCCCTCCTGGTGTGCGCGGCCGTCGCCTTCGCCGGGATCATCGGATTCGCGGGGCTCGTCGTGCCGCACCTCATGCGCATGATGATCGGCCCGGCGCATCTGCCGCTCGTGATCGCCTCGGCCCTGGGCGGCGCGCTGCTCATCGCCGTCGCCGACCTCGTGGCGCGCACGGCCGTCCCGCTCGCCGACCTGCCGATCGGCATGATCACCTCTCTCGTGGGTGGGCCCTTCTTCCTCTGGCTGCTCGTGCGCACACGTCGCCGCTCGGGAGGATGGGCATGA
- a CDS encoding heme/hemin ABC transporter substrate-binding protein — MRRVLALVFVAALAVGLTACAEPGATAAPPAAAEDTCPQATTPLASLDLIDDVRGYQGPSTACLSSHAIVPVDDDTAPQLPVDVTDSEGREIEITDVDRILPIDISGTIASTVFALGLGDQVVGRDSSTVFAGTEDLPVVTKTGHTLNAEAILELAPTVVLTDTTIGPKEVRQQLRDAGIAVVVISGDRRLDTTDELVTEIATALGVPSRGEALIERLDASVDETLAEIAEVVPADEADRARMLFLYVRGSANVYYIFGEDSGADSLIDAVGGVDVAAEIGWEGMKPMTAEALVAARPDVLVMMTDGLESVGGIDGLIERIPAVAETPAGANRRVIDMADAEILSFGPRTADVIGALARALYAPEPAK; from the coding sequence ATGCGTCGCGTTCTCGCCCTCGTCTTCGTCGCCGCTCTCGCCGTCGGCCTCACCGCCTGCGCAGAGCCGGGAGCCACCGCCGCACCTCCCGCCGCGGCGGAGGACACCTGCCCGCAGGCCACCACGCCGCTCGCGTCGTTGGACCTCATCGACGACGTGCGCGGATACCAGGGCCCCTCCACCGCCTGCCTGTCGAGCCACGCGATCGTGCCCGTCGACGACGACACCGCTCCGCAGCTGCCGGTGGACGTGACCGACAGCGAGGGCCGCGAGATCGAGATCACCGATGTCGACCGCATCCTCCCCATCGACATCTCCGGCACGATCGCCTCGACGGTCTTCGCGCTCGGCCTGGGCGACCAGGTCGTCGGCCGCGACTCCTCCACCGTGTTCGCCGGGACCGAGGATCTGCCCGTCGTCACGAAGACCGGCCACACGCTCAACGCCGAGGCCATCCTCGAGCTCGCCCCGACCGTGGTCCTGACGGACACGACCATCGGCCCGAAGGAGGTGCGGCAGCAGCTCCGCGACGCCGGCATCGCGGTCGTCGTGATCTCCGGCGACCGCCGGCTCGACACCACGGACGAGCTGGTGACCGAGATCGCGACCGCGCTCGGCGTGCCCAGCCGCGGGGAGGCGCTCATCGAGCGTCTCGACGCCTCGGTCGACGAGACGCTCGCGGAGATCGCCGAGGTCGTGCCCGCGGATGAGGCCGACCGGGCACGGATGCTCTTCCTCTACGTGCGAGGCAGCGCCAACGTGTACTACATCTTCGGCGAGGACTCGGGGGCGGACTCGCTCATCGACGCGGTCGGCGGCGTGGACGTCGCGGCCGAGATCGGCTGGGAGGGCATGAAGCCGATGACCGCGGAGGCCCTCGTCGCCGCGCGGCCGGACGTGCTCGTGATGATGACCGACGGACTCGAGTCGGTCGGCGGCATCGACGGGCTCATCGAACGGATCCCGGCCGTCGCCGAGACCCCGGCCGGGGCGAACCGTCGTGTGATCGACATGGCCGACGCCGAGATCCTGAGCTTCGGCCCCCGCACGGCCGACGTCATCGGCGCTCTCGCCCGCGCCCTGTACGCCCCCGAGCCGGCGAAGTGA
- a CDS encoding HtaA domain-containing protein yields MLLAAFVSFLLIAAGAVIVPPAHAAGASIATTVASAGASGVSVQVQANGLPDVEGAYAALIVKGTESGLSGNGGYAAFVMPTVAGGASTFTLDAQAGSLDRTKAYEVLVWQKHSNPSETTIYGRGDVAVSAGQWDAVFGPLPTEPGETDPGTDPGETDPGTDPGETDPGTDPGETDPGTDPGETDPGTDPGETTPTTPSITVFLADGTTPAAGSALKAGDKVVVKGSGYDPAANLGTEGRGVPIPKHLPQGTYVVFGNFASSWQPSTGAASATRSVGSQVWALSEGVLNQVPAQYQGAIRSQWVDIAADGTFQATLTLKDAAAAPGAYGVYTYAAGGVVNAAQERSVALNYTETALASAAVKSATAKDGLTVTASGSKLGAITGAYVAVIEKGTEADVTGSGGFLAMQYVRPISGGVFSVDLTAAADKLDRTKAYEVIVWKQHTNPDASTIYARSTITITDAQWETLQPAPLTPSIEVFLADGTTPAGATALKAGDKVVVKGSGYDPTANVGGRGVPIPKDLPQGTYVVFGNFASAWQPSTGAASSTRSVAAQVWALSEGVLNQVPAQYQGAIRSQWVDIAADGTFQATLTLKDAAAAPGAYGVYTYAAGGVVNAAQERSVALNYGNAAGLTATVKAATAKDGLTVTAEASKLGAITGAYAALIEKGTEADVTAGGGFLAMQYVQKITDGAFSVDLTAAADKLDRTKSYEVIVWKQHTMPAADTIYARSTVPVSEEQWNAILPEGPALGATVKTATAKDGLTVTAAASKLGDIPGAYVALIEKGTEGEVTAGAGFLAMQYVQKVTFGAFAVDLTTAAKNLDRTKSYEVIVWKQHTTPDADTIYARGDVTITDAQWRALFGEKPTDPKPPTKPTTPPASVPGGSLRWAISSSFVNYVTGGIAQGSIAVSDGATRSGGQFQFGQTVGGDYDRATGLGSVVYRGSVRFTGHHGVLDVTVSNPQIRITSTGAATLYVTSGGAQVPFATLDLSRSARITANGAVTYTAAPASLTAAGRDRVLAGYSTDLNPVTFTIGSVAAAPAGTTGTVAAAVVKPKTTLPATPPASEGIDIDADNLAALESGQSATISAPGFQAGEEGIKVVVYSTPVLLGTVTADSAGVATWSGTLPAGLEDGAHTLTLQGSVDRGLTFTLNRAQTLIGACTVEGATLKWGYKESFRTYIEGIAKGGWTLTDVAYEYPDYVWENGTGSFDDKALTGLVSFGGSITFTGHDGALNTTLANAGVELAGDKGYLVFDVTGTTQGGESIDQKGVRLAEFALGDAAVVDGKLTLDAIPATLTDAGAAAFGTYAAGEALDPVTAVIPVNADCGVAEEKPDAEPEVAAAVTAETEPAESEGAPVWPWIVGGLVVVALAATGGVLIARRNRKDETAETTTEV; encoded by the coding sequence GTGCTGCTCGCCGCCTTCGTCTCCTTCCTCCTCATCGCCGCCGGTGCGGTGATCGTCCCGCCCGCGCACGCCGCGGGCGCCTCGATCGCGACCACCGTCGCCTCCGCCGGGGCATCCGGCGTGAGCGTGCAGGTGCAGGCGAACGGGCTGCCCGATGTCGAGGGCGCGTACGCGGCTCTCATCGTGAAGGGCACCGAGTCCGGACTCAGCGGCAACGGCGGCTACGCGGCATTCGTGATGCCGACGGTCGCCGGAGGGGCGAGCACGTTCACCCTCGACGCGCAGGCCGGCTCGCTGGACAGGACGAAGGCGTACGAGGTTCTGGTCTGGCAGAAGCACTCGAACCCGAGCGAGACCACGATCTACGGCCGCGGCGACGTCGCCGTGTCGGCCGGTCAGTGGGATGCCGTGTTCGGACCGCTCCCGACCGAACCGGGCGAGACGGACCCCGGCACCGACCCCGGCGAGACCGACCCCGGCACGGACCCGGGCGAGACCGATCCCGGAACCGACCCGGGTGAGACCGATCCCGGAACCGACCCGGGCGAGACCGACCCCGGCACGGACCCGGGTGAGACCACCCCGACCACCCCGTCGATCACGGTGTTCCTGGCCGACGGCACCACGCCCGCGGCTGGCTCCGCTCTCAAGGCCGGCGACAAGGTCGTCGTGAAGGGCTCGGGTTACGACCCGGCGGCGAACCTCGGAACCGAGGGTCGCGGCGTGCCGATCCCGAAGCATCTGCCGCAGGGCACGTATGTCGTGTTCGGCAACTTCGCCTCGTCGTGGCAGCCGTCCACCGGTGCCGCATCGGCGACCCGCTCCGTCGGATCGCAGGTGTGGGCGCTCTCCGAGGGCGTGCTGAACCAGGTTCCCGCGCAGTACCAGGGCGCGATCCGCTCGCAGTGGGTCGACATCGCCGCGGACGGCACCTTCCAGGCGACCCTCACCCTGAAGGATGCCGCAGCGGCCCCGGGCGCGTACGGCGTCTACACCTACGCGGCCGGCGGCGTGGTCAACGCCGCCCAGGAGCGCAGTGTCGCCCTGAACTACACCGAGACCGCCCTCGCCTCCGCGGCCGTGAAGTCCGCGACCGCGAAGGACGGGCTCACCGTCACCGCATCCGGTTCGAAGCTGGGCGCCATCACGGGCGCGTACGTCGCGGTGATCGAGAAGGGCACCGAGGCGGACGTGACCGGCAGCGGCGGGTTCCTCGCGATGCAGTACGTGCGACCGATCTCCGGGGGCGTGTTCAGCGTCGACCTGACGGCTGCGGCCGACAAGCTCGACCGCACGAAGGCCTACGAGGTCATCGTGTGGAAGCAGCACACGAACCCCGACGCGAGCACCATCTACGCCCGTTCGACGATCACCATCACCGACGCGCAGTGGGAGACCCTGCAACCCGCGCCGCTCACCCCGTCGATCGAGGTGTTCCTGGCCGACGGCACGACCCCGGCCGGAGCGACGGCTCTCAAGGCCGGCGACAAGGTCGTCGTGAAGGGCTCGGGCTACGACCCCACGGCGAATGTCGGCGGACGCGGGGTTCCGATCCCGAAGGACCTCCCGCAGGGCACGTATGTCGTCTTCGGCAACTTCGCCTCGGCGTGGCAGCCGTCCACCGGTGCCGCGTCGTCGACCCGGTCGGTGGCGGCACAGGTGTGGGCGCTCTCCGAGGGCGTGCTGAACCAGGTCCCCGCGCAGTATCAGGGTGCGATCCGCTCGCAGTGGGTCGACATCGCCGCGGACGGCACCTTCCAGGCGACCCTCACCCTGAAGGACGCGGCCGCGGCCCCGGGTGCCTACGGCGTCTACACCTACGCGGCCGGCGGTGTGGTCAACGCCGCCCAGGAGCGCAGCGTCGCCCTGAACTACGGCAACGCCGCGGGCCTCACGGCCACGGTGAAGGCGGCGACGGCGAAGGACGGTCTGACCGTCACGGCGGAGGCGTCGAAGCTCGGCGCGATCACCGGTGCGTACGCCGCCCTGATCGAGAAGGGCACCGAGGCGGACGTGACCGCCGGCGGCGGCTTCCTCGCGATGCAGTACGTGCAGAAGATCACCGACGGCGCGTTCAGCGTCGACCTGACGGCTGCGGCCGACAAGCTCGACCGCACGAAGTCGTACGAGGTGATCGTGTGGAAGCAGCACACGATGCCCGCCGCGGACACCATCTACGCGCGCTCGACCGTGCCGGTCAGCGAAGAGCAGTGGAACGCGATCCTCCCGGAGGGTCCGGCGCTCGGGGCGACCGTGAAGACGGCGACGGCGAAGGACGGTCTGACCGTCACGGCGGCGGCCTCGAAGCTCGGTGACATCCCCGGCGCGTACGTCGCGCTGATCGAGAAGGGCACCGAGGGGGAGGTGACCGCCGGTGCCGGGTTCCTCGCGATGCAGTACGTGCAGAAGGTCACCTTCGGCGCCTTCGCGGTCGACCTCACGACGGCGGCGAAGAACCTCGACCGCACGAAGTCGTACGAGGTGATCGTGTGGAAGCAGCACACGACGCCGGATGCCGACACCATCTACGCCCGTGGCGACGTGACGATCACGGACGCCCAATGGCGCGCGCTGTTCGGCGAGAAGCCCACGGACCCGAAGCCGCCGACGAAGCCGACGACCCCGCCGGCGAGCGTTCCCGGTGGCTCCCTCCGCTGGGCGATCTCCTCCTCGTTCGTGAACTACGTCACGGGCGGCATCGCGCAGGGATCGATCGCGGTCTCCGACGGGGCGACCCGATCGGGCGGACAGTTCCAGTTCGGACAGACGGTCGGCGGCGACTACGACCGGGCGACCGGCCTGGGCAGCGTCGTGTACCGCGGGTCGGTGCGGTTCACCGGACACCACGGTGTGCTCGACGTCACGGTCTCGAACCCGCAGATCCGCATCACCTCGACGGGCGCCGCGACCCTGTACGTGACGAGCGGCGGCGCCCAGGTGCCGTTCGCGACGCTCGACCTCTCGCGGTCCGCGCGCATCACGGCCAACGGCGCGGTGACGTACACCGCCGCTCCCGCGTCGCTGACGGCCGCCGGACGCGACAGGGTCCTGGCGGGCTACTCGACCGATCTCAACCCGGTCACGTTCACGATCGGCTCCGTCGCGGCGGCTCCGGCCGGGACGACGGGCACAGTGGCTGCGGCCGTCGTGAAGCCCAAGACGACCCTGCCGGCCACCCCGCCGGCATCCGAGGGCATCGACATCGACGCGGACAACCTCGCGGCGCTCGAGTCCGGGCAGTCGGCGACCATCTCCGCCCCGGGCTTCCAGGCCGGCGAAGAGGGCATCAAGGTCGTCGTGTACTCGACGCCCGTGCTGCTCGGAACCGTGACCGCCGACTCCGCGGGTGTCGCGACCTGGTCGGGAACGCTCCCCGCGGGCCTCGAGGACGGCGCGCACACGCTGACCCTGCAGGGATCGGTCGACCGCGGTCTGACGTTCACGCTGAACCGCGCGCAGACTCTGATCGGGGCCTGCACGGTGGAGGGCGCCACGCTCAAGTGGGGCTACAAGGAGTCGTTCCGCACCTATATCGAGGGCATCGCGAAGGGCGGCTGGACGCTGACCGACGTGGCCTACGAGTACCCGGACTACGTGTGGGAGAACGGCACCGGATCGTTCGACGACAAGGCCCTCACCGGCCTCGTCTCCTTCGGCGGGAGCATCACGTTCACGGGCCATGACGGCGCGCTGAACACGACCCTCGCGAATGCCGGCGTCGAGCTCGCCGGCGACAAGGGCTACCTCGTGTTCGACGTGACCGGCACCACGCAGGGCGGCGAGAGCATCGACCAGAAGGGCGTCCGCCTCGCGGAGTTCGCCCTCGGAGACGCCGCGGTCGTCGACGGGAAGCTCACGCTCGACGCGATCCCGGCCACGCTGACCGACGCGGGAGCGGCCGCGTTCGGCACCTACGCCGCCGGCGAGGCACTCGACCCGGTCACGGCGGTCATCCCGGTGAACGCCGACTGCGGCGTCGCCGAGGAGAAGCCGGATGCCGAGCCGGAGGTCGCCGCGGCGGTCACCGCCGAGACCGAGCCGGCGGAGTCCGAGGGTGCGCCGGTGTGGCCGTGGATCGTGGGCGGGCTGGTGGTCGTGGCGCTCGCGGCGACCGGCGGCGTGCTGATCGCGCGTCGCAACCGGAAGGACGAGAC